The genomic stretch CGCTGGCACCGTAGACGACCACGCCGCGCGGGGCGAGCAGCCGGGCGATGGACCGGGCCTCGGTGCGGTGCTCCCGCCCGCGCTGCACCTCCAGGGTCGCTTCGGTGGGCGCGATCGGAAAGGTCAGGTGCACCACGCCGTCGGCGAACTGGCGCTGGATCTGGTAGCCGAAGTCGGCGAAGACGCGCAGCATCGCGCCGTTGGCCGGCAACACTTCGGCCACGAAGTTGACGATCCCGCTGCGCCGGGCCGCGTCGGCGAGGTGTTCCAGCAGCACCGAGCCGATGCCCCGGCCCTGGTATGCGTCCTCGACCACGAACGCGACCTCGGCGTCGGGCGAGGCCGGGCCGAGCCGCTCGTACCGGCCGACGGCGACGATCCGGTCGCCGACGAGCACCACGAACGCCTCCCGGTCGCGGTGGTCGACGTTGACGAAGCGGTGCAGGTCCCGCTCGGGAATGCGCGGGTACGGCGAGAAGTACCGCAGGTAGCGGGTGCGCTCGGAGAACCGGGAGTGCATCTCGACGATCGCCGCCGCGTCGGAGGGGCGGATCTGTCGCAACTGGACGGTGCTGCCGTCGCTGAGCAGCACGTCCACGGCTGGTTCGGTTGTGGTCACCTCGGGCGGCCCTCCCCCGGCCAGCTCAGTCGCGCGGGTCGTACGGATCGAGGCCGAGCAGCGGGAAGACGGCCTTCCGGGTGGCTGCGATGGCCCGGTCCACCGGGTTCGGCTCGCCGGTGGGCTGCCACGGCTCGTAGCCCGGGTCGACGTCGTCGGTCATCCGCAGCGGGATGTCGGCACCGGGACGCCGGGCCCGGGCCAGGTCCCGCCAGCCCGGCGGAGTCAGCGTGGCCGGGTCCAGCGGCGCGCCGGTGGCCACCGCCAGCAGGTGCGTCCAGGCCCGGGGCACCACCTCGACGAGCGCGTACCCGCCCCCGCCGGTGGCCACCCACCGGCCGTCGCACAGCTCGTCGGCGAGCGCCCGCAACGCCAGGTAGGTGGCGCGCTGCCCGTCCACCGACAGGTGCAGGTCGGCGAGGGGGTCGACCCGGTGGGCGTCCGCCCCGCACTGGGTGAACAGCACCTGTGGACGGAAGGCGCGCAGCACCGACGGCACGATCGCGTGGAAGGCGCGTTGCCAGCCGGCGTCCTCCACCCCGGGCGGCAGCGGGACGTTGACCGCGCTGCCGGCGGCGTTCGGGCCACCCGTCTCGTCCGGGAACCCGGTGCCCGGGAACAGCGCGAGCGGGGTCTCGTGCAGGCTGACGGTCAGCACCCGCGGGTCGTCCCAGAAGATCTGCTGCACCCCGTCGCCGTGGTGCACGTCGACGTCGACGTACGCGATGCGCTCCGCGCCCAGGTCGAGCAGCCGGGCGATGGCCACCGCCGGGTCGTTGTAGACGCAGAAGCCGGCGGCCCGGTCGGCCATGGCGTGGTGCAGGCCACCGGCCACGTTGACCGCACGCCGGGCCTGGCCCCGCCACACCGCCTCGGCGGCGGCCACCGTCGCTCCGGCGATCAACGCGCTCGACTCGTGCATTCCCTCGAAGACCGGGTTGTCCGAGGTGCCCAGACCGAAGCCGGTGAAGAACGGTTCGCGCGGCGCCATCCGGACCGCGCCCAGGTAGCGCGGGTCGTGCACCCGGCTGAGCAGTTCGTCGTCGGCCGGGTACGGCTTGACCATGCGGACTCCGGGCCGGTGCAGCACGCCGAGTTCCCAGGCGAGCGCGAGGGTCAACTCCACCCGGACCGGATCGAGCGGGTGGTCGCCGAGGTCGTAGGCGAGCAGCGACTCGTCCCACATCACCACCGTGTCGTCGGACATCTGCCCATGGTCGCACGCGACCGGGCAACCGGCCTGGTCAGGCGTCGGTGCCCGAGCCGGTGGCCACCGGCCGGTCCGGGTCGGCCACCCAGTTGCTCCACGAGCCGACGTACAGCGCGGCGTCCGGACGCCCGGCCAGATGCAACGCGAGCACCGCCTGCGCGGCGGTCACCCCTGAGCCGCAGTACGCCCCCACCGGCGCCCCGGCGGCCACCCCGGCTGCGGCGAAGCGGTCCCTCAGCACCTCGGCGGCCGGGAAGCGGCCCTCGGTGACGTACTCGGAGGCGGGCACGTTCACCGCGCCGGGGACGTGCCCGGCGACCGGGTCGATCGGCTCCTGTTCGCCCCGGTAGCGCGGCGCGGCCCGCACGTCGAGCAGCACCCCGTCAGCGGCGGCCAGCCGGGCGGCGGCCGAGGCGTCGAGCACCGGCAGCGCAGCCGGGCGGACGGTCACGTCGCCGGGTTCGGGCGTCGACACGTCGTCGCTGGTGGACAGGCCAGCGGCCAACCAGGCCGGGAATCCGCCGGACAACAGGCGTACCGGCCGGTGCCCGGCCCAGCGCAACGTCCACCAGGCGCGGGCGGCGGACATGCCGTCACCGCCGTCGTACACCACCACGGGGTGCCCTTCGCGCACCCCGGCGGCCCGCAGTGCCGCCTGCAACGCGGCCGGGTCGGGCAGGGGATGCCGGCCGGCCGGGCCGGGCGGGCCGCAGAGCGCGGTGTCCAGGTCGACGAAGACCGCGCCCGGGACGTGCCCGGCCGCGTAGTCGTCCCGGCCGGGTGGGCCGACCAGGCGCCACCGCACGTCGAGCAGGGTGGGCGGCTCGGCCCCGTCGAGTTCCGCAGCGAGTGACCGCGCCTCGACCAGAAGATCGTCTGTACCGGACATGCATCCAGTCAACACCATCAGTGACGGCAACAGCGGTTCGGTGACCGTCGATCGGGGTGCGGCAGGGTAGCATCGATACCCGGAGGGCCGCTGACACTATGAAGTCTCACGACTTGGTCGATACGACCGAAATGTACCTGCGCACCATCCTCGAACTCGAAGAGGAGGGAGTGCCGCCGCTACGCGCACGGATCGCCGAACGGTTGCGCCAGAGCGGCCCCACCGTGAGCCAGACCGTCGCCCGGATGGAGCGCGACGGCCTGCTCACCGTCGAGGGTGACAGGCACCTCAGCCTCACCGATCTCGGCCGCGCCACCGCCGTCTCGGTGATGCGCAAGCACCG from Micromonospora craniellae encodes the following:
- a CDS encoding acetoin utilization protein AcuC → MSDDTVVMWDESLLAYDLGDHPLDPVRVELTLALAWELGVLHRPGVRMVKPYPADDELLSRVHDPRYLGAVRMAPREPFFTGFGLGTSDNPVFEGMHESSALIAGATVAAAEAVWRGQARRAVNVAGGLHHAMADRAAGFCVYNDPAVAIARLLDLGAERIAYVDVDVHHGDGVQQIFWDDPRVLTVSLHETPLALFPGTGFPDETGGPNAAGSAVNVPLPPGVEDAGWQRAFHAIVPSVLRAFRPQVLFTQCGADAHRVDPLADLHLSVDGQRATYLALRALADELCDGRWVATGGGGYALVEVVPRAWTHLLAVATGAPLDPATLTPPGWRDLARARRPGADIPLRMTDDVDPGYEPWQPTGEPNPVDRAIAATRKAVFPLLGLDPYDPRD
- a CDS encoding sulfurtransferase: MSGTDDLLVEARSLAAELDGAEPPTLLDVRWRLVGPPGRDDYAAGHVPGAVFVDLDTALCGPPGPAGRHPLPDPAALQAALRAAGVREGHPVVVYDGGDGMSAARAWWTLRWAGHRPVRLLSGGFPAWLAAGLSTSDDVSTPEPGDVTVRPAALPVLDASAAARLAAADGVLLDVRAAPRYRGEQEPIDPVAGHVPGAVNVPASEYVTEGRFPAAEVLRDRFAAAGVAAGAPVGAYCGSGVTAAQAVLALHLAGRPDAALYVGSWSNWVADPDRPVATGSGTDA